A window of Verrucomicrobiia bacterium contains these coding sequences:
- a CDS encoding PSD1 and planctomycete cytochrome C domain-containing protein, with protein sequence MHQKASIPKQVIEGEPGTPHPGPLPSEERGRWSILKLSYAAVIFVAVLSLLGGEVQAKELTSAEVDFFEKKIRPIFIEQCYKCHSATEKIKGGLSLESREDWLKGGDTGAAIEPGDPEKSRLIEAVRYKNRDLQMPPKNPLSEAQIRDLETWVKMGAPDPRIKTAKATAAKMGMSLEEGRKFWSFQPMAKPEVPAVRKSAWVQSPVDAFILAKLEEKKLKPAAPADKRALIRRATFDLIGLPPTPQEIDAFLADRSPGAFAKVVERLLASPQYGERWGRHWLDVARYADSNGLDENVAFGNAWRYRDYVINAFNKDKSYDQFLTEQIAGDLLPRSEDIAVRHERLTALGFLTMGPKLLAEADKTKLEMDMIDEQIDTLGRAFLATTFGCARCHDHKFDPVTTEDYYALAGIFKSTHTMDDWKTIAKWHEPVVALPEDYQTKKDYEAKITAHKVSITNYIAEANKVLLVTLKTNTLPKTPEKMYPTNTVAELAKLRADLKKMEEDTPELPSTMGVMESTNILKTLPVHIRGSHLSLGKPVARGVPLVMTISTKPQFSEKQSGRMELARWLTNEDHPLTARVMVNRIWRWHFGQGLVASTDNFGVLGDKPTHPELLDWLARKFIAEGWSVKAMHRTIMLSSAYQMEANVSGAPNHADPENRLLAHFPLRRLEAEEIRDALLSVAGSLDLTMGGKTLPLKNREFVFNHTSKDATTYESPRRAVYMPIIRNHLYDLFEQFDYPDPAVPNGNRSSTVVAPQALLMMNSELVVKSAEKFAEQLLADEKMPDAKRLDAAYVKAYGRLPAAAERKRAEKFLATFASAAEGDKAVARKGAWTTLCQTLLAANEFIYLN encoded by the coding sequence ATGCATCAAAAAGCCTCCATACCAAAACAGGTGATCGAAGGGGAGCCCGGCACCCCTCACCCCGGCCCTCTCCCCTCCGAGGAGAGAGGGAGATGGAGCATTCTCAAGCTTTCCTATGCTGCTGTCATTTTTGTAGCAGTGCTTTCGTTGCTGGGTGGCGAGGTTCAGGCGAAAGAGCTGACTTCGGCGGAGGTCGATTTCTTTGAGAAGAAGATACGGCCCATATTCATCGAACAGTGTTACAAGTGTCACAGCGCGACGGAGAAGATCAAAGGCGGGTTGAGTCTGGAATCGCGCGAGGACTGGTTGAAGGGTGGTGACACGGGAGCGGCGATCGAGCCGGGTGATCCGGAGAAGAGCCGTTTGATCGAGGCGGTGCGCTATAAGAATCGTGATCTGCAAATGCCGCCCAAGAATCCCTTGAGCGAGGCGCAGATACGCGATCTGGAGACGTGGGTGAAGATGGGTGCGCCGGATCCACGCATCAAGACGGCGAAGGCGACGGCAGCGAAGATGGGGATGAGTCTGGAGGAAGGACGGAAGTTTTGGTCGTTCCAGCCGATGGCGAAGCCGGAAGTGCCAGCGGTGCGCAAGAGTGCGTGGGTACAATCTCCAGTGGATGCGTTCATCCTGGCGAAATTGGAGGAGAAGAAACTGAAACCTGCGGCTCCGGCGGATAAACGGGCGCTCATTCGGCGGGCAACTTTTGATCTCATCGGATTGCCGCCGACGCCACAGGAGATTGACGCATTCTTGGCGGACCGTTCACCGGGTGCGTTTGCGAAAGTGGTGGAGCGGTTGCTGGCCTCTCCACAATACGGGGAGCGCTGGGGGCGTCACTGGCTGGATGTGGCGCGGTATGCGGATTCCAACGGGCTCGATGAAAATGTCGCGTTCGGCAATGCATGGCGGTATCGCGATTACGTCATCAATGCGTTCAACAAGGACAAGTCTTACGACCAGTTTTTGACGGAGCAGATCGCGGGCGATCTATTGCCACGCTCGGAAGATATCGCGGTGCGACATGAGCGGTTGACGGCGCTAGGCTTTTTGACGATGGGGCCAAAACTGCTCGCGGAGGCGGACAAGACGAAGCTGGAGATGGACATGATCGATGAGCAGATCGATACGCTGGGGCGGGCGTTTCTGGCGACGACGTTTGGATGTGCGCGGTGTCACGATCATAAGTTTGATCCGGTGACGACGGAGGATTACTACGCGCTTGCAGGTATCTTTAAGAGTACGCACACGATGGATGACTGGAAGACAATCGCGAAGTGGCATGAGCCGGTCGTGGCGTTGCCGGAGGATTATCAGACGAAGAAGGATTACGAAGCGAAGATCACGGCGCATAAGGTTTCCATCACGAATTACATCGCGGAAGCGAACAAAGTGCTGCTGGTGACACTTAAGACGAACACGTTGCCGAAGACGCCGGAGAAGATGTATCCAACGAATACTGTGGCGGAGTTGGCGAAGCTGCGGGCGGATCTAAAGAAGATGGAGGAGGACACACCGGAACTGCCGAGCACCATGGGAGTGATGGAGAGCACGAATATTTTGAAGACCTTGCCAGTGCATATCCGCGGCAGTCATCTTTCACTGGGCAAGCCGGTTGCGCGTGGTGTGCCGCTGGTGATGACGATCTCGACGAAGCCGCAGTTTAGCGAGAAACAGAGTGGACGGATGGAATTGGCGCGTTGGCTCACGAATGAGGATCATCCGCTCACGGCACGCGTGATGGTGAATCGCATCTGGCGCTGGCATTTCGGGCAGGGCTTGGTGGCGAGCACGGATAACTTTGGCGTGCTGGGTGACAAGCCGACGCATCCGGAATTGCTCGATTGGTTGGCGCGGAAGTTCATCGCGGAAGGGTGGAGCGTGAAGGCGATGCACCGCACGATCATGCTCTCCAGCGCGTATCAGATGGAAGCGAATGTCAGTGGGGCACCGAATCATGCGGACCCGGAGAACCGGTTGTTGGCGCATTTTCCATTGCGACGATTGGAAGCGGAGGAGATACGCGATGCGTTGCTCTCGGTGGCGGGTTCACTGGATTTGACGATGGGGGGCAAGACGTTGCCGCTGAAGAATCGCGAGTTTGTTTTCAATCACACCTCGAAGGATGCGACGACGTATGAAAGTCCGCGTCGCGCGGTGTATATGCCGATCATTCGGAATCATCTCTACGACCTGTTCGAGCAATTTGACTATCCCGATCCGGCGGTGCCGAATGGGAATCGCAGTTCTACGGTGGTCGCTCCGCAAGCGTTGCTGATGATGAACAGCGAACTGGTGGTGAAGTCGGCGGAGAAGTTCGCGGAGCAATTGCTGGCGGATGAGAAAATGCCGGATGCGAAACGATTGGATGCGGCGTATGTGAAAGCTTACGGACGTTTGCCAGCGGCAGCAGAACGTAAACGGGCGGAGAAGTTTTTGGCGACATTTGCCTCGGCGGCAGAGGGGGATAAGGCAGTGGCGCGCAAGGGAGCGTGGACGACGTTGTGCCAGACTTTGCTGGCGGCGAATGAATTCATCTATCTGAACTGA
- a CDS encoding DUF1501 domain-containing protein — MNTPEFLPGRMISRRKMLQGAAAGFGWMAASALMTGEARAEVSPLAPKHPHFRPRAKRVIFLFMKGGPSHVDTFDPKPLLDRDDGKPFPGEKPRVQFAPTSELLKSPWKFKNYGKSGLPVSELFPHVAQCVDDLCIIRSLHGTNAAHGGALLKLHTGSDNFIRPSMGSWVTYGLGSENQNLPGFITICPTFAHGGVNNWGAAFLPAAYQGTPLGNATVPADKVTVQHIRNSRLTPAQQRAQIDLIGQMNRDHLKQTGPNLALEGRLNSFELAFRMQMAMPEAQDISRETDATRKLYGLDDKVTENFGRQCLMARRFAERGVRFIQVTHSDGEVQWDQHGNLRKGHTKNALEVDKPIAGLLTDLKARGLLEDTLVVWGGEFGRTPTAQGGPDGRDHNPEGFTMWLAGGGVKGGIAYGATDDYGWFAQENKVHLHDLHATILALLGLDHEKLTYRYAGRDFRLTDVSGHAVADIFA, encoded by the coding sequence ATGAATACGCCTGAATTTTTACCGGGAAGAATGATCTCGCGGCGGAAGATGCTGCAAGGTGCGGCGGCGGGTTTTGGCTGGATGGCGGCATCGGCATTGATGACAGGTGAAGCGCGGGCAGAGGTGAGTCCATTAGCCCCGAAGCATCCGCATTTTCGGCCACGGGCGAAGCGGGTGATTTTCCTGTTCATGAAGGGCGGTCCTTCGCATGTGGATACGTTTGATCCGAAGCCGTTGCTGGATCGCGATGATGGCAAGCCGTTTCCGGGAGAGAAGCCGCGGGTGCAGTTCGCGCCGACGAGTGAATTGCTCAAGTCACCTTGGAAATTTAAGAACTACGGGAAGAGTGGTTTGCCGGTGAGCGAATTGTTTCCGCATGTGGCGCAGTGTGTGGATGACCTGTGCATCATCCGTTCGCTGCACGGGACGAATGCAGCGCATGGCGGGGCATTGCTGAAGCTGCATACGGGCAGTGATAATTTCATCCGACCCAGCATGGGTTCATGGGTCACGTATGGATTGGGCTCGGAGAACCAGAACCTGCCGGGGTTCATCACGATCTGCCCGACGTTCGCACATGGTGGTGTGAACAACTGGGGCGCGGCGTTTCTGCCAGCGGCATATCAAGGCACGCCGCTGGGCAATGCGACAGTACCGGCGGACAAGGTGACGGTGCAGCATATCCGCAATTCGCGTCTGACTCCGGCGCAGCAGCGGGCGCAGATCGATTTGATCGGACAGATGAATCGGGATCATCTGAAGCAGACGGGGCCGAACTTGGCACTGGAGGGGCGGCTGAATTCCTTTGAGCTCGCCTTTCGCATGCAGATGGCGATGCCGGAGGCGCAGGATATCTCCCGTGAAACGGATGCGACGCGCAAACTTTACGGATTGGATGACAAGGTGACAGAGAATTTCGGGCGGCAATGTCTGATGGCCCGGCGGTTCGCGGAGCGCGGCGTGCGGTTCATCCAGGTGACGCATAGTGATGGCGAGGTGCAATGGGATCAGCACGGGAACTTGCGCAAGGGGCACACGAAGAATGCGCTGGAGGTGGATAAGCCGATCGCAGGATTGCTGACGGACTTGAAAGCGCGCGGGTTGCTGGAGGATACACTGGTGGTGTGGGGCGGGGAGTTCGGTCGCACGCCGACGGCGCAGGGCGGGCCGGATGGGCGCGATCATAATCCCGAGGGTTTCACGATGTGGCTGGCGGGTGGCGGCGTGAAAGGCGGCATCGCGTATGGCGCAACGGATGATTACGGATGGTTCGCGCAGGAGAACAAGGTGCATCTGCATGACTTGCACGCGACGATTTTGGCATTACTTGGCTTGGACCATGAGAAGCTGACGTATCGTTATGCGGGACGGGATTTCCGGTTAACGGATGTGAGCGGGCATGCAGTTGCGGATATTTTTGCGTGA
- a CDS encoding sorbosone dehydrogenase family protein translates to MKTFRSLVAVVLAFTFILSIGACGMQGRMAGKMPVRATDDKINSIKLPPGFQLTVYADKLDNARSIALSPGGILYVGTRKDDKVYAVIDADKNGAAEKHFTVIEKLKMPNGVALRDGALYVAELNRILKFPDIDQTYDKSPTPQIISTNFPSDEHHGWKFIRFGPDGKLYVPVGAPCNVCLSTNPMHAAITRLNPDGSEHEVFAHGIRNTVGFDWHPQTKVLWFTENGRDEMGDEIPHDELNHAPEKDLHFGFPYIHAKGIPDPEFKAPTDKKFQEPDLLLAPHTAALGMRFYTGTMFPEKYRGGVFIAEHGSWNRKTPIGYRVMFVKFENDKPISYEVFAEGWLDGSFAWGRPVDVEIMPDGSLLVSDDKAGKIYRITYKAP, encoded by the coding sequence ATGAAGACCTTTCGTTCACTCGTCGCTGTGGTGCTGGCCTTTACGTTCATTCTCTCCATCGGCGCTTGCGGCATGCAGGGCCGCATGGCAGGCAAAATGCCCGTTCGCGCCACCGACGATAAGATAAATAGCATCAAACTCCCGCCCGGCTTCCAGCTCACTGTTTACGCCGATAAACTCGATAACGCCCGTTCCATAGCCCTCAGCCCCGGCGGCATCCTCTACGTCGGCACTCGCAAGGACGACAAGGTTTATGCCGTCATCGATGCCGATAAAAACGGCGCTGCGGAAAAACATTTCACCGTCATTGAAAAATTGAAAATGCCCAACGGCGTGGCCCTCCGCGATGGCGCCCTCTACGTCGCCGAACTGAACCGCATACTGAAATTTCCTGACATCGACCAGACCTACGACAAATCACCCACGCCCCAGATCATCAGCACCAACTTCCCCAGCGATGAACATCACGGCTGGAAATTCATTCGCTTCGGCCCCGATGGCAAACTCTACGTCCCCGTGGGCGCACCTTGCAACGTCTGCCTCAGCACGAACCCCATGCACGCCGCCATCACGCGCTTGAATCCCGATGGTTCGGAACACGAAGTCTTCGCGCACGGCATCCGCAACACCGTAGGCTTCGACTGGCATCCGCAGACCAAAGTCCTCTGGTTCACCGAAAACGGCCGCGACGAAATGGGCGATGAGATCCCGCACGATGAACTGAATCATGCGCCCGAAAAAGATCTCCACTTCGGTTTTCCCTACATCCACGCAAAAGGCATTCCCGATCCCGAATTCAAAGCCCCGACCGATAAAAAATTCCAGGAACCCGATCTCCTCCTCGCCCCGCACACTGCGGCCCTCGGCATGCGCTTCTATACCGGCACAATGTTTCCTGAGAAATATCGCGGCGGCGTCTTCATCGCCGAACACGGCTCCTGGAATCGCAAAACACCCATCGGCTACCGCGTGATGTTTGTGAAGTTCGAGAATGACAAACCCATCTCCTACGAAGTCTTCGCCGAAGGCTGGCTCGATGGTTCCTTCGCCTGGGGCCGCCCCGTGGATGTCGAAATCATGCCCGACGGCTCCCTCCTCGTCTCCGACGACAAAGCCGGAAAAATCTACCGCATCACCTACAAGGCTCCGTAA
- a CDS encoding GIY-YIG nuclease family protein, with the protein MDKQYILEAIRRTAKTNGGKPLGRSKFSTETGIKESDWSGVYWIRWGDALIEAGFTPNQMSEAPADEWLISKLITFTRELKRFPLSAELRMKARNDPDFPGHTAFQKRFGSKNQVVSKVMEFCSNKKGYEDILLLCESTTARNESPQEKADRGIEPPDGFVYLLKSGRYHKIGRSNSTGRREYELAIQLPEKAVIVHEIRTDDPIGIEAYWHKRFELKRKNGEWFELNAAEVKAFKRRKFM; encoded by the coding sequence ATGGATAAACAGTACATCTTGGAGGCAATCAGGCGAACTGCCAAAACTAATGGTGGAAAACCATTGGGGCGTAGTAAATTTTCCACGGAAACCGGAATTAAGGAATCCGATTGGAGTGGTGTTTACTGGATTAGATGGGGCGATGCTTTAATAGAAGCCGGTTTCACTCCTAACCAAATGAGTGAAGCCCCGGCAGATGAGTGGCTCATTAGCAAACTAATCACCTTCACGAGAGAGCTGAAACGATTCCCGCTTAGCGCAGAACTTAGAATGAAAGCTCGTAACGACCCTGATTTTCCAGGTCACACAGCTTTTCAAAAACGTTTTGGTTCTAAAAACCAAGTGGTTTCCAAAGTAATGGAGTTTTGCAGTAACAAAAAGGGATACGAAGATATCTTGCTGCTCTGTGAATCCACGACCGCGAGAAATGAGTCTCCTCAGGAAAAAGCAGATCGAGGAATTGAACCACCGGATGGTTTTGTCTACCTACTCAAATCAGGACGCTATCATAAAATCGGTCGTAGTAATTCCACCGGCAGACGGGAATACGAATTAGCCATCCAGCTTCCAGAAAAAGCCGTAATTGTACACGAGATCCGAACTGACGACCCGATAGGCATAGAAGCCTACTGGCACAAACGGTTTGAGCTAAAACGGAAGAATGGCGAATGGTTTGAACTCAACGCAGCCGAAGTGAAGGCGTTCAAACGCCGTAAGTTCATGTGA
- the prmA gene encoding 50S ribosomal protein L11 methyltransferase, with protein sequence MARPSLKSKQLRKVSIEIHAETEEAVQELLQLRFRNTPSIYSDFETGQTIAIVYLDADEVWDEMVELEIRAELERIQECGLNIGPCIFKIEWIKREDWANSWKRHFKPMSIGGKLLIRPGWIKRKAKKGQALVVLDPGLSFGTGQHATTSFCLHQLVKARKKGTKQSFLDMGTGSGILAIAAAKLGYKPVDAFDYDPEAVRVAKENAAKNKVADKLKLKQADLTKLPAKSRDRYDIVCANLIYDLLIAESAKISARVQPDGLLVLAGILETQFALVEETFAQYGWKLVSSKVEKEWRSGSFRRAKAK encoded by the coding sequence ATGGCGCGACCGTCGTTAAAATCCAAGCAGCTCCGCAAAGTCTCCATCGAGATCCATGCGGAGACCGAAGAAGCCGTGCAGGAACTCCTGCAACTGCGCTTCCGCAACACGCCCTCGATCTACAGTGATTTCGAGACCGGCCAGACCATCGCCATCGTCTATCTCGATGCCGATGAAGTCTGGGATGAAATGGTGGAACTGGAGATCCGCGCCGAATTGGAGCGCATCCAAGAATGCGGTCTGAACATCGGCCCGTGTATCTTCAAGATCGAGTGGATCAAACGCGAAGACTGGGCCAACTCTTGGAAGCGTCACTTCAAGCCCATGAGCATCGGTGGCAAACTGCTCATCCGCCCCGGCTGGATCAAGCGCAAGGCGAAGAAGGGCCAAGCCCTCGTCGTCCTCGATCCCGGCCTGAGCTTCGGTACTGGCCAACACGCCACCACCAGCTTCTGCCTGCACCAGCTTGTGAAGGCTCGTAAGAAAGGCACGAAACAATCCTTCCTCGATATGGGCACCGGCTCCGGCATCCTCGCCATCGCCGCCGCCAAGCTCGGCTACAAACCCGTCGATGCCTTCGATTACGACCCCGAAGCCGTCCGCGTGGCGAAAGAAAACGCCGCAAAGAACAAAGTCGCCGATAAACTAAAACTCAAACAGGCCGACCTCACCAAGCTCCCCGCGAAATCCCGCGACCGCTACGACATCGTCTGCGCGAACCTGATCTACGACCTCCTCATCGCCGAGTCCGCCAAGATCAGCGCCCGCGTGCAACCCGACGGCCTCCTAGTCCTCGCCGGCATCCTCGAAACCCAATTCGCGTTAGTCGAAGAAACCTTCGCCCAATACGGTTGGAAACTCGTGAGCAGCAAAGTAGAAAAAGAATGGCGTTCGGGAAGCTTTAGGCGCGCTAAAGCCAAGTAA
- a CDS encoding histidine phosphatase family protein: protein MSSTTPSTRLYLIRHGEVETKYHKVFGGSRIDMKLSDDGHLQAKAMAEYLHTERIDAIYCSPMSRARQTLAPLLEKIPHHEPRFLDGLREVDFGAWTGLTWNDVQEKFGISAFDWLDQLHAAAIPDAESAMQFRLRVEPCLQKIIEAHKGQHVAIVCHGGVIRMLLSVLLDIPLTSLGRVQIEYAGVSVVNLHAHKTELQLLNFTPWRDRR from the coding sequence ATGAGCAGCACCACCCCATCCACCCGCCTCTACCTCATCCGTCACGGCGAGGTCGAAACCAAATACCATAAAGTCTTTGGTGGCAGCCGCATCGACATGAAACTCTCGGATGACGGCCATCTCCAGGCCAAAGCCATGGCCGAGTATCTGCACACGGAGCGCATCGACGCCATCTATTGCAGCCCCATGAGCCGCGCGCGTCAGACCCTCGCTCCGCTACTGGAAAAGATTCCCCATCACGAACCACGCTTCCTTGATGGCCTGCGCGAAGTGGACTTCGGCGCGTGGACCGGCCTCACCTGGAACGATGTGCAGGAAAAGTTCGGCATCAGCGCGTTCGATTGGCTGGACCAGCTCCACGCCGCCGCCATTCCCGATGCCGAATCCGCCATGCAATTCCGCCTGCGCGTCGAGCCTTGTCTGCAAAAAATTATCGAGGCACATAAAGGCCAGCACGTCGCCATCGTCTGTCACGGCGGCGTCATCCGCATGTTGCTCTCTGTGCTGCTGGATATTCCCCTCACCTCTCTGGGCCGTGTGCAGATCGAATACGCCGGGGTCTCCGTCGTGAACCTGCACGCTCACAAAACCGAACTCCAACTCCTCAACTTCACCCCATGGCGCGACCGTCGTTAA
- a CDS encoding DUF559 domain-containing protein: MPENPKAFFKKATTTGARAPLTPTLSPPRGEGEEPLAIRTSRPISQAPLKTATPLSSFSPSGKPTFGRGEGLRMRGAPGSQTNTKGRVKTSYRTRTDKAKNTARHLRKKSTETEKRLWRLLRDRRFNEFKFRRQYQCGPYFLDFYCPDAHLAIELDGSGHGYPGQQSNDSLRDNLLNAEGIKVLRFWNNQLSGELESIRTTIWYELMERTGRTKDITNYLRIPKKS; encoded by the coding sequence ATGCCCGAAAATCCGAAAGCGTTCTTTAAAAAGGCCACTACAACAGGGGCACGGGCACCCCTCACCCCAACCCTCTCCCCTCCGAGGGGAGAGGGTGAAGAACCGCTTGCCATTCGAACCTCACGTCCCATATCGCAAGCGCCCCTTAAAACCGCAACGCCGCTATCTTCCTTCTCCCCTAGTGGGAAGCCGACCTTCGGCAGGGGAGAAGGATTGAGGATGAGGGGTGCCCCCGGTTCCCAGACGAACACAAAAGGCAGAGTTAAAACCAGTTACCGCACGCGAACAGATAAAGCCAAAAACACTGCCCGCCATCTCCGTAAAAAATCAACCGAGACAGAAAAACGTCTCTGGCGTTTGTTGCGTGACCGGCGTTTCAACGAGTTCAAGTTTCGCCGCCAATACCAATGCGGCCCTTACTTTTTAGACTTCTACTGTCCCGACGCACATCTTGCCATTGAACTGGACGGTAGCGGGCATGGCTATCCCGGCCAACAAAGCAACGACTCGCTACGTGATAACCTTCTTAACGCTGAAGGCATCAAAGTCTTACGTTTCTGGAACAATCAATTAAGTGGTGAACTGGAATCCATCCGCACAACCATTTGGTATGAATTGATGGAACGCACCGGCCGCACCAAAGACATCACCAACTACCTCCGCATCCCCAAAAAATCATGA
- the rph gene encoding ribonuclease PH: MSETSNISSTTRFDGRHAAQLRPLRFQNHIAPHATGSTLIEWGNTRVICGVTVEEKVPRWMKEQNVTGGWITAEYSMLPYSTLDRKARDISKGKLDGRSQEIQRLIGRSLRSIIDLEKLGARTIWIDCDVLQADGGTRTAAITGTFVALSFAIRKLIADGKLTENPLKEPVAAVSIGILNGNPLLDLCYVEDAAAEVDLNLVMTAGGKFVEVQGSGEESTFSEEQLQAMLKLGRQGIQQLVKAQEAALA, translated from the coding sequence ATGTCGGAAACGTCAAATATTTCGTCCACGACCCGTTTCGATGGACGCCACGCAGCTCAACTGCGTCCCCTGCGCTTTCAAAACCACATCGCGCCCCATGCCACCGGCTCCACGCTCATCGAATGGGGCAACACCCGCGTCATCTGCGGCGTGACCGTGGAGGAAAAAGTCCCGCGCTGGATGAAGGAACAAAACGTCACCGGCGGCTGGATCACCGCGGAGTATTCCATGCTCCCCTATTCCACGCTCGACCGCAAAGCCCGTGACATCTCCAAGGGCAAGCTCGATGGCCGCTCCCAGGAGATCCAACGCCTCATCGGCCGTTCCCTCCGCAGCATCATCGACCTCGAAAAACTCGGCGCCCGCACCATCTGGATCGATTGCGATGTGCTCCAAGCCGATGGCGGCACCCGCACCGCCGCCATCACCGGCACCTTCGTAGCCCTCTCCTTCGCCATCCGCAAACTCATCGCTGATGGCAAGCTCACCGAGAACCCGCTGAAAGAACCCGTCGCCGCCGTCAGCATCGGCATCCTGAACGGCAACCCACTCCTCGACCTCTGCTACGTCGAAGACGCCGCCGCCGAAGTGGACTTGAATCTGGTAATGACCGCCGGTGGCAAATTCGTCGAAGTCCAAGGCTCCGGCGAAGAATCCACCTTCAGCGAAGAACAGCTCCAAGCCATGCTCAAACTAGGCCGCCAAGGCATCCAGCAACTCGTAAAAGCCCAAGAAGCCGCCCTTGCCTAA
- a CDS encoding SBBP repeat-containing protein has protein sequence MPPEIKMLQGFGGTVNCSSPLIATDSFGNVYLAYSFSGDGTVTVGAETFPSTASTSSIVLKLDISGNLLWTQHLGPLALCHQLAFDDSDNLLVTGYANDGANIFGHSVSNGSPLSLFLTKVSPAGTRIWSKRVGSTSGARGYSLSLDTEQNIYVTGTYQGTLSISTVEGTVSLNSGAEADTILLKYDADGTLLWLKEIATGSSQPVRMVTDSAGDCFIAGTFTGNTVFGSTNLSITAFTGSFLAQTDGTGNVKSVYQISGTNNVTTFDLVQFHTPRGIQLIWGVNALGTATFGSETSVGNGPNSPVIFSISEVRETIEWAVVNRPQSSSTVFGSRLFAANGEILLAGQMQGTTTFGATNVTSIGAGDAYLASINSVDAWRWVIQGGSATGDSGTSIVVDQNGAAYLAGTARSGFSIADSSLGSFTQQRVFLAKFLYRDPPRLEIQLSDGFIRVQWPAIYTGFTLHDEELPNFRFLFPVSTTPTLEGTNNVVTLPLQGSSKLFRLKQDD, from the coding sequence ATGCCTCCGGAAATCAAGATGTTGCAAGGATTCGGAGGCACAGTGAATTGCTCCAGCCCGTTGATCGCCACGGATTCCTTCGGGAATGTCTATCTGGCATACTCCTTTTCTGGAGATGGCACCGTAACGGTCGGGGCGGAGACATTCCCCTCAACCGCCAGCACAAGCTCCATCGTCCTGAAGCTGGATATCTCAGGCAATCTGCTTTGGACCCAGCACCTTGGTCCCCTCGCCTTATGTCACCAACTGGCGTTTGATGACAGCGACAACCTCCTCGTGACGGGCTATGCCAACGATGGCGCCAATATTTTTGGCCACAGCGTCTCTAATGGCTCACCTCTAAGCCTCTTCTTGACCAAGGTCTCCCCCGCAGGCACTCGCATCTGGTCAAAAAGAGTGGGCTCAACCTCTGGTGCCCGAGGCTATTCTCTCTCGCTTGATACGGAACAAAACATCTATGTTACCGGCACTTACCAAGGCACCTTGTCCATCAGCACGGTTGAAGGCACCGTATCGCTCAACAGCGGCGCGGAAGCGGATACGATTTTGCTGAAATACGATGCGGATGGAACATTGCTTTGGCTGAAAGAGATCGCCACCGGTTCTTCGCAACCGGTCCGCATGGTGACAGACTCCGCTGGCGACTGTTTCATCGCTGGCACCTTCACCGGAAACACCGTATTTGGATCAACCAATCTAAGCATCACAGCGTTCACAGGAAGTTTTCTCGCGCAAACAGATGGCACCGGGAATGTGAAGTCCGTCTATCAAATCAGCGGAACAAACAATGTGACGACTTTCGATCTGGTCCAGTTTCACACACCTCGCGGGATCCAATTGATATGGGGAGTGAACGCCCTCGGCACCGCAACTTTCGGCAGTGAGACGAGCGTGGGGAACGGCCCTAATTCCCCCGTCATTTTCAGTATCTCTGAAGTGCGAGAGACAATTGAATGGGCGGTGGTCAATCGTCCCCAATCCTCATCAACAGTCTTCGGCTCCCGGTTATTTGCCGCAAATGGAGAAATCCTCCTGGCAGGACAGATGCAGGGCACCACCACCTTTGGAGCCACGAATGTCACCAGCATAGGTGCCGGGGATGCCTATTTGGCTTCCATCAATTCTGTCGATGCTTGGCGATGGGTGATTCAAGGCGGAAGCGCAACCGGAGATTCCGGCACCAGCATTGTGGTGGATCAAAACGGCGCAGCCTATCTTGCAGGCACGGCACGTTCCGGTTTTTCCATCGCTGATTCCTCACTTGGCTCATTCACCCAGCAACGGGTATTTCTGGCCAAATTCCTATATCGAGATCCGCCCCGGTTGGAAATCCAACTGTCAGACGGCTTTATCCGTGTACAATGGCCTGCCATATATACAGGATTCACTCTCCACGATGAAGAATTACCAAATTTCAGGTTCTTGTTCCCTGTGTCAACGACTCCCACGTTGGAGGGCACGAACAACGTAGTGACACTACCATTGCAGGGCTCCTCAAAACTGTTTCGTCTCAAGCAAGATGACTAG